Below is a window of Pagrus major chromosome 21, Pma_NU_1.0 DNA.
ttcctctgtCGGCCTGCAAATTTAATTTGACCAATGGCTGCATGCTAGAGGACTGAAAGTGCCAACACGAgaaattaatacataaataaataaataaattaaaaaatgaatacattattaaataaaatgaaagaataaTGCAGAAGTAAAACCAATATTTGAATgaatacaaaggtaaataaataagttcatgataataaagcagaaatatctgTCTATGTCACATCTTATCAATTAATTAAtgtctacatttattttcactttattttttggtGTTATTATTGACATATTCATTTATTGAGCAacttatatttttctttatttatttctgattttggctgCTTCAGTCCTCCATACCAGCTGTAGTTTAATCTGATTGCTCTATAATAAGACTTCTGCTGAAAGTACACAGACACATGAGATGAAGTGTGTGGTGATGATTTCCAAATGTGGAAATTTTAACTAAATACAATCATACCCCGTGGGTACAAATAAAAGGTCTGACATTCTCAGAGTTTTATACACTGTGTGAATTCATATGTGCCATTCACAATAcatacatgttttaaatgatgtgttgttgttacactttcatacttttttttgtttaagtcCACATGCTGCTACTTTACTCTGTGTCATCTCACATGCATGATGCAGGGAAAACTGAATGTAGACCTTTTAAACCTtgttaaatataattttatattGCACATTTTCACGTTTTGATAACTGTTGTTGTAAACAGCCAATGTGAACATATCACCtttgaaaacaagaagaaaaatactgTAAACTGTTTGACCTGTGGTGTTTGCTGGATGTGCTGGTTGGTTTGTGAAGAGAAATAAATCGACACCAAAGAGGCAAACTGCTGAGTTCAACCTGTTCTGGAGGTTAAAGATCaatacaaagttgtttttttaaaagcagaagtACTCAGTTGAACAGACAGGTGGCAGGAGAGCGTCAGTGCACTCATACATTTTTGGGTGTTTATTTtagaccagcaggtggcgctacaaCATAATAAGTCCTCTATAGATTGAACTGGAACGAGGTGGTGTTGATCCTGTTCACAGCAGAAAACATTATGAAGGTCACCTTCAGGTTGTGTTATCAGTGAAGTAAACAGTGATGACAAGATTTATATTAGAAAACTTTATTCCCTTAGAGGATAATGCCATacaaaaataaaggaaactttatataataataataataataataataataataatgtgacaTACTGGGAGTGTGTAACTGAATGTAAATATTCAACCACTTAAAGATGAGAAATGAGGTCCTTTAGTATAAATGTTTGCTGGAAACTGAGAAAAATTTACATGATTACCCAGAATTAACCACAAAAGTAGAGATCAGCTGTCAGACTTTATTAAATATACCAAATCATTTCAATGTAGGTCaatttgtttttgatatttattatttaagtcTGTCTGGGACAACATGTGAGAGAATCTGAGGCTttcaaggtgcaatatgtaagaatcttaTTGTAAAACTTTTCTGAATTTactaaaataatcaaaagaaTGTGACGAAACAGTCACAATGTGAAGTCAAAGACATTTATGAGTTGTGTTGTAGGGATATTTAgaaaagttagcatgctaaccagctagcaccgggtctgaaaacctctttctcccagcggtccaaagctcctgtggtagcagtgtaaacaccaatacTCCTCCAGTtgtctggctagctgcacggctaactgagctaacaagctaagaGTAGCTAAAGTcatggatgtaaaaaaaaatgaatacagtTAGCCGCAGTTGGCAGTTACTCTGctaatatgctgcccctatttgttgggagtatgaattcaacaaaggtcaattcttacatactgcacctttaaatagtGTTCTGGTTTAGAAAATGACTCTAATTCAATTCAAAGTTCTGCCCAGAATCAGCTGTCTGGCCCAGGTTTATGAGGCGTTGGATAAATATGACGAtcagcacctttaaaataaaaaataaaaactgtatgtACTGGAAGTAACTGTCAACATGAAATCTGAATCTTGGCAATAAATAGATATTTATCTACAATAAAGAGTCAATAAAAACAGCTCTCATATCAagctataataaataaataatttatcagaaataaatatattttacttttatacagTAATACATGAAGATGCATGGCATCCATTCGGCTGAGTTCACTTGAACATAGAAACTATACAATGTAATGCCTGTTTTTATGTGAAGAAAATGATATTGCTTTTAAAGAGGAGCTGCTTCACTGTGAGTAATAGTGAACATCAtatcagtcttttttttaaagtctgaatCAGAATATGAACACAGCATCAGTCCTTTGTGTCTGTTCCTTATATCTCTGGAGCGTCAGCCTTCAGGTCTCGCCCACATTAACTCATGCTCACATAAAGAGTCTCTTTTATGTGTGATAACTGCTCTGGAGTATCCTGCATTAGTAAAAAACAATTCACTCTTTGAAGACGCAACAATAAATCCAGACTGTGACTCCCTGATGACTTCCCCCTCACTCTGATTTTGACCTCAATCGTCCAGCTGCGCCCGGACCTCGTCCACCTCAACAGGAAATACACCGCAGGAAGCCAACGAGCGGcctccatcacttcctctgCTGTGAGCGTGTGTTACAGCGCCCCCCTCTGGCTCTTCCCTGCACCCAGGCCTTCATCGCACCGAGCCGCTTCAGGATGGGTGACACCCCTCCTCGTCACATTGTCCCTCATTCACCTCCTCAGCCCATACACATGCAGCTGGCTGCTGATAACGACTGGATGGTCCTCCACGTGGTCTGGGCGTCCATGAAGGAAACCGGCTCGTACCGGTCGGGCCGGCAGCAGGGGTGGCTGCTGACCTTGCGGGCAGTGCGCCGGGGCAGCGAGCCGTTCTCCAGCAGCGCCTTCAGTGCCAGGTCGTAGTTTGTTCTTGAGGACTGGCAGGAGCCCACACAAAACTTAAAGAGGACAATCTCGTCTGAGTCGAAGCCCAGGCCCAGGTCCCGAACCTTCATCTCCCTCTTCTCCACACGGCAGtccctgctgctctgcttcGGCTGCCTGCTTCTACCTTTACCCTTTCTAcccccatttcctgtctcttcctcttcctccttttctttcttcttcctcttcttctttttctttggtgATCCCTGGGGTTGAGGTTCTGAGGGGTCAGAGGAGCGCGGAGAGCGCCCCGCCCAGCGACTACTGGGATGGTCGTCCACCTCATCTATTACAAAGGGGTCTAAgatggagaggaaagaggagtgGTGGAAAGAGAGAGTTACAATCAAAGTGAACACTCATTCAGGAAATTGTGAGCAATAACATATAAATTCTTCTGAAAATCCAGCCTGCAACAGACTTTATTCACAAGGTGGCCAGTTTCCTCCGACATCACGGtcaggctgggaaacctgaATGCTGAGATAATGTAATGCTGCTGcgttccaggttgcaagtcttATAAACAGAGGTAATCAGacaaattgttgtcattttacagcttcCCAGTTGATCAGCAGCTGAGAAGATGATTGATAGTGAAAATCCGGAGGCACATCCGGCCATATTTGAAGgtcaaacaacatatttgacaaCCCGTTAACCCGCTAATGAAGGCTAATCGGTTATCAAAcctgttgttttaccttgaaatatggtccGATGTCCCACCAGATTAAACTATCCATTGTCCCTACAGTTGCTATTCAATCAGGaggcagtgaaatgataacagtttgtcagatggtCTGTGTTTATACGACATGCACACGAGAACACAGAGgtacaacatttgagcttcccatcCTGAgggtgatgtcagaggaaaatggccactgaCTATTTACTGAAGAGGTGGCTCgcaaaaacagataaacacgACTCTGACCACGAATAAACCAACATCAGTTTGATTGAAGTacccaaaataacattatttaGGAAAAATATAACAGAGATATCTTTTTGCAAATGAACCCAAAGGTAAACTATGCAGGACGTTCCTAAAAAACAATGTATAGACTAAAGTAATCTCGATCATCACTTCGTCCCCATTCGGGACGTTCCTGGGCGTCAGGAGGAAGATAGTTGATTGATGAGTCacattcccaggttgtcaaaca
It encodes the following:
- the artnb gene encoding uncharacterized protein artnb, with the translated sequence MSAKAKVLLWVLLSLLPLVEGAHMTAGAAGVGSDSGRTVGLLGGQEERELPVTLPEVVEDEEQEDDGDPYSTWHALYDPFVIDEVDDHPSSRWAGRSPRSSDPSEPQPQGSPKKKKKRKKKEKEEEEETGNGGRKGKGRSRQPKQSSRDCRVEKREMKVRDLGLGFDSDEIVLFKFCVGSCQSSRTNYDLALKALLENGSLPRRTARKVSSHPCCRPDRYEPVSFMDAQTTWRTIQSLSAASCMCMG